One Pigmentibacter ruber genomic window, TGCAAAGCAAATTGATAAAAAAGAAGATTTTATAGAGAAAAAAATTATAGGTTAATTTAGCAATTAATTACTTTTTCAAAAAATATTTATAAGCTTAATTCTAGATATTAAATATATTTTTGTTAATTAGAAGTGTTTGGTAATAAAGTTTATTAAATTAAAATTAGATTGAAATTAAAGTTTAAAATTTTTTTAATAATTTTTCTTGTAAATATATTTTGCTATTCAAACTGCAATACCATTTTTAAACAGATTAATTTTTTTATCTAGGCTCGGAAATTTTTGTCAGTGAATGGTAAAAATACTTAATATTGTTGGGCCAAGCACCTTTGTGGTGTTCAAATCCTGCTTTAACATTCCATGATAATTTATTTTGACTCCCTGCTTGGATAATATCAGGACCTTGTAAAAGCAATTGCTCTAGGGTTTTTTCAGCTGGGCGGATAATTGCAATGTGTCCAGGTTTTTTGGGGTTTGGACTTTGAAAAGTGGCTACTACAAAATTACCTTCATTTGCTAGTTTTTGTGCTTCTTGCATATTTGTTAAGCTTTTCCAGCCGTTTTGGATCCCCTCATGAGTTCCAAACCATCTTGCTTGTGCATTGGCTAACAATATTTGACCATGTTCTGGTGGTCTTAACATATAGATATTGAGTCTTTTTGCCATAGCTGCAGCAAAAGCGCTGCAATGCGTAGATTTTCCAGGGCCTTTATAATCAGCTTTTTTATCTGGTTTTCCTGTTTCCCAATTTACATGCAAGTGTGCAAGCCATAGATGCTCTACACCTGATTCATCTAAGAATTTAAGAAGAGAATTTCCTGCTGGACTTATTACACCACAGCATGAAGTCTTTTTTTCTTCAGCAAATAATTCAGGTAAAAAAAATATGATACTTAAAATTAATGTTAATATAAAATTCTTGTTAAAATAATTATGCACAGAATATTTCCTTTCTAATTTGATTTAATCTATTTGTTAAATTAACTAAATTGAAAACTCTCTTGTTTTATAGGTAATGTTTTTCTTCATTATTAAGTGTAATTTATTTTAAAAGGAAATAAGAATAATTTGAGGAGAAAAGTAACACTTATAAATAAAGTGTTACTTTTTTGAAGTAGCTGCGATTAAATTTAAAGCGCTTCCTGCTTTAAACCAGCCAATTTGTTGCTCATTAAAGGTGTGATTTAACAAAATAGTATCTGTTTGTCCGTCAGCATGTTTTACAGTTAAAGTAAGCTGCTTACCTGGTGCTAAATCTTTTGCATTTAGTGAAAAAGTATCATCTTCCTTAATTTTTTCATAGTCAGCAGGAGTAGCAAAAGTTAAAGGTAGCATGCCTTGTTTCTTTAAATTTGTTTCATGAATGCGTGCAAAGCTTTTAACTATTATAGCTTTACCGCCTAAGTGACGAGGTTCAAGCGCTGCATGTTCACGCGAACTTCCTTCACCATAGTTTTCTTCTCCAATAACAATCCAACCAATTCCATTAGCTTTATAGTCCCTGGCAGTAGCCGGAACTGCTCCAGTATTTCCATTTAATTGGTTTTTCACTTTATTGGCTTCACCATTATAAGCATTGATCGCGCCAATAAGTAGGTTATTTGAAATATTATCCAAATGCCCACGGTACTTTAACCAGCTACCAGCCATTGAAATGTGATCTGTAGTGCATTTGCCTTTAGCTTTGATAAGAAGTTTTAAACTATTAAAATCATTCTCAACATGCGGAGCCTTGAATGGACTTAAAGCTTGTAAACGATCACTTTGTGGGTTGATGTTTACAGAAATACTAGAGCCATCAGCTGCAGGCGCAACATATCCATGCTCATCTTTTACAAAGCCTTTGTCTGGTAGATCAAGCCCTTTTGGTGTTTGCAACATGACTTTCTCGCCTTTGTCATTCATGACAGGCTCTTTTGTAAAGTCGATGGAAAGATCTCCAGCTAAAGCAAAGCCAATGACTGTTTCAGGTGAGGCAACAAATGCATGTGTTTTAGGGTTGCCGTCGTTTCTAGCAGTAAAATTACGATTGAAGCTTGTGACAATAGAATTTTTTTCTTGTGCTCCATGACGCTTCCATTGACCAATACATGGCCCACAAGCATTCGCCATTACATTTGCGCCAAGCTTTTCTAAAATGCCTAATTGTCCATCTCTTTCAATGGTTGCTCTAACTTGCTCACTTCCTGGAGTGATTAGAAATTCACATTTAGATTTTATTCCTTGCGCCGCAGCCTGTTTTGCTACTGATGCAACTCTATCAATATCTTCGTATGATGAATTCGTACAAGAACCAATGAGTGCAGCACTTAATTGAGCAGGCCAGTTGTTGTCTTTTACTGCTTTTGCGAATTGAGAAATAGGAGTCGCTAAGTCGGGGGTAAATGGACCATTTACATGTGGTTCAAGGGTATCAAGGTCAATAGTAACGACCTGATCGTAAAATTTTTCTGGATTTTTTTCTACTTCTATGTCTGTTTTTAAGTATTCACTTAGGCCGTCAGCAAGTTTTGCAATTTCAGCACGCTCTGTCTTTTTAAGATAGTCAGCCATACGGGAATCATATGGGAATAGTGAAGTAGTGGCACCAATTTCAGCACCCATATTGCAAATTGTACCTTTCCCAGTACAGGAAAGAGTCGTAGTCCCAGGGCCAAAATACTCGACAATAGCACCAGTTCCGCCCTTTACTGTTAAGATGCCAGCAAGCTTTAAGATAACATCTTTGGGTGAAGCCCAGCCTTTTAAAGAGCCAGTCAATTTGACTCCAATAAGTTTAGGAAATTTAAGTTCCCAAGGAATACCAGCCATTACATCAACGGCATCTGCGCCACCAACTCCGATGGCAATCATTCCAAGACCACCTGCATTTGGCGTGTGTGAATCTGTACCGATCATCATTCCACCAGGAAAAGCGTAGTTTTCAAGAACAACTTGGTGGATAATACCAGCACCAGGCTTCCAAAATCCAATTCCATATTTTTTTGAAACATTTGCCAAAAACTCATAGACTTCAGCGTTATCTTTATTTGCTGTTGCTAGGTCGGTTTTAGCGTTAATTTCAGCTTGGATAAGGTGGTCACAGTGAACTGTTGAAGGAACGGCTACTTTTGGGATTCCTGCA contains:
- a CDS encoding aconitate hydratase, producing the protein MVQDLDMVKKVYANFKSNVDAARKLLGRPMTYTEKILYAHLKPANGSKGTELNNFARGKDYVDFFPDRVAMQDATAQMALLQFMSAGIPKVAVPSTVHCDHLIQAEINAKTDLATANKDNAEVYEFLANVSKKYGIGFWKPGAGIIHQVVLENYAFPGGMMIGTDSHTPNAGGLGMIAIGVGGADAVDVMAGIPWELKFPKLIGVKLTGSLKGWASPKDVILKLAGILTVKGGTGAIVEYFGPGTTTLSCTGKGTICNMGAEIGATTSLFPYDSRMADYLKKTERAEIAKLADGLSEYLKTDIEVEKNPEKFYDQVVTIDLDTLEPHVNGPFTPDLATPISQFAKAVKDNNWPAQLSAALIGSCTNSSYEDIDRVASVAKQAAAQGIKSKCEFLITPGSEQVRATIERDGQLGILEKLGANVMANACGPCIGQWKRHGAQEKNSIVTSFNRNFTARNDGNPKTHAFVASPETVIGFALAGDLSIDFTKEPVMNDKGEKVMLQTPKGLDLPDKGFVKDEHGYVAPAADGSSISVNINPQSDRLQALSPFKAPHVENDFNSLKLLIKAKGKCTTDHISMAGSWLKYRGHLDNISNNLLIGAINAYNGEANKVKNQLNGNTGAVPATARDYKANGIGWIVIGEENYGEGSSREHAALEPRHLGGKAIIVKSFARIHETNLKKQGMLPLTFATPADYEKIKEDDTFSLNAKDLAPGKQLTLTVKHADGQTDTILLNHTFNEQQIGWFKAGSALNLIAATSKK